The Asticcacaulis sp. EMRT-3 region GAAGCCGTCGATATATTGGGATATCTCGGCTTCTGCCTGCTGGCGGGATCTGTAGGCCGTCCGCCATATCAGCTCGGATTTGATGGTCTTGAACACCGTCTCGACCATCGCATTGTCATAACAGTTGCCCTTGCCCGACATGGACAGGATAAAGCCTCGGCCCGTCAAGAGCTTTTGGTAGGCCTCGGAACAATATTGGCTGCCGCGGTCGGAGTGGTGAATAACGCCACGCGGCGGTCTGCGTATGGCGATGGCGCGTTGCAGGGCATTGAGGGCAAGATCCTTCTTCAACCGGTCGCTGACCGACCAGCCGATAATCCGGCGGGAATAAAGATCGAGCACGATCGCCAGGTAAAGCCAACCCTCCGCCGTCCAGATATAGCTGATATCGACACCCCATTTCTGGTCAGGCGCTGACGCCTCAAAGTCCTGATCCAGAATATTGGGCGCCACAGGCCCGCCATGATGGCTGTCGGTCGTTTTCTTATAACGCCTTGTCTGCAAGGCCTTCAAACCGTTGTCGCGCATCAGACGGGCAACGCGATGGCGCCCGACCTCGACGCCGTCTTCCTGCAATTCGACCGTCATACGCGGGCTGCCATAGGTTTCATGCGACGTGGCGAACTGCGACCGGATATGCGCCAGAAGCACCAGGTCATCCTTCTGACGACGGCTGGGCGCACGGCCCTTCCAGGCGTAAAAGCCGCTCATGCTGACGCCGAACAGGGCGCAACTGCGGCGGACAGGAACGGTGGCCTTCTCCGCATCGATGACCCGAAATATCATTTCGTGGTCTCCCGCGCGAAGAAGGCGGCTGCTTTTTTTAGAAGGTCGCGCTCCTGGCGCAAAATCTCATTCTCTTTGCGAAGCCGCGCCAGCTCCTTGCTGACGTCTGAGTGCGGCCCCGACAAAAGATCGGCCTCCCGATGTTGCGTCAGCCAGCGCGTCAGCGTCGATTTTCCAATACCCAGATCTTCTGCAATTGCGGCAACAGATCGGCCACTCGTCTCAACAAGACGCACAGCCTCAGCACGGAACTCCGGCGTCACACCAGCATGGCGACCACGCCCGCCTAATGTCTTCTTCTCGTCCTTCATGGATCAAACTCCTAGCAAATTTTAGAAGTTCGCTCTCCACTTTTTTCGGGCAAGTCCAGATCGCCATTGGCAAGCCCGAAGGCCATGATGTTAGCCTGTATATGTCATGGCGGCTCACAACCCTTGTCAGGCTCACCCCAACGCACTCAGGCACCCATGCGGCGGTCTATTTCCCCCATATGGTATCGTTCAAAGAAAAGGGTTTGGTCGCAGGCTTGAAGGCTTGCCTAGGCTGATTGTACCCTCAGGCATATATTCAGGCGTCCCTAGGCGTGGCAGATGGTCAACGCACGGGCACGGTGCTTGTGTAAGGAGCAGCTATTTCTATTTCGGTGACAGCATACCTAATACCTAATAAGTTTGCCGCCGAAAAATATTTCTCCACCGTCTCCACCGCCTTCGCGTCTCCTCGACTGGCGAAGCTCATCCCTTCGCCGACGCCAAACCCCACAATGTAGGGGGGGGGGGAAGTCGCGGATCCGACACTTGATCATTCACAACCTATGCGCGATAAAATTATCACTCTCCCGCAACAAATTCATAAAAATTCACTCGCGTTAACCTGAGCCTAAGCCATATGCCGTAAGGTTCCGGGCAGGACAGAAGCCCTCCCCCTCAGGTCATGAACGTCGCCTTTAACGCCCCCGTCAACGCCGCCACGGCCCTCAGCAGCGATCCCGAAGATCGCCGCGGGCCGTTCCGGCCGGAAAAGCTCGTCTCGGCGCGGTTGCGGCGGTCGGGCGGCATGTCGGTGCGGCTTTTCCGCAGCCTCGACCTGATCGCCCTGCTTATTCTGACCCTCATCGCCGCCATGCCCGCCACCCACGGCCACTGGCTGCGCGCGCCTCTGGGTGATGTTTTGCCGTTCATCGCCGCCGCCGCCGCCCTGGCCACCGGCCTGAACATGTTCGGTCTCTATCGCTTCGGCCGCAACGAAAACCCCATTCACCATCTGGCGAAACTGGCCTTCGCTCTGGCTATCGCCCTGATCGCCGGTCTGCTTTTCGCCCTGTTGCCGACCGGGCGCGCCGCTTTGATGAACGGACTGACCAACTGGGCCGCCATGACTGCCGCCGGGTTCGCCGCCCTGCATCTTTTGTGGTGGAGCGCAGTCAGGCGCTGGCGCAAACAGGGCCGGCTGACGCCCAATATCGTCATTGTCGGCGCCACGCGCCATGCCCGCAAGCTGATCGAAGCCGCCACCCTACAGCGCGACGTCAATATTCTCGGCATTTTCGACGACCGCATGGCGCGCAATCCGCACAGCGTGGCCGGTGTGCCGGTGCTGGGCGATGTGCAGTCCCTGCTCGGCCACAAGATCACGCCCTTCGTCGATCAAATCGTGGTGGCCATCGACACCTCGGCCAAGGCGCGCCTGAAGGACATTGTTGAAAAACTGCGCAGCCTGCCCAATCAGGTGGCCCTGCTGGTCGATGTCGATAATGATTATGAACGCAATGCCGCCCTGTCGCGTCTGTCCGATCTGCCGCTGGCGCGCATTTCCGGCATTTCCGAAGACGAACGCAAGGAGATGATCAAACGCGCCGAAGATCTGGTCGTCGGCACCCTGGCCCTGCTCATTTTCGCGCCCGTCATGCTGGCCGTGGCCATCGCCATCAAGCTCGACAGCCCCGGCCCGGTCTTCTTCCGCCAGCGCCGCCACGGCTTCAACAACGAAGCCATCCGCGTCTGGAAATTCCGCTCGATGCACACCCACCTGACCGACCATACCGCCCAGCAGCAGGTGATGAAAGGCGATCCGCGCGTCACCCGTATCGGGCGCTTCATCCGCAAGACCTCGCTCGACGAACTGCCGCAGCTTTTCAATGTGCTGGCGGGCGAAATGTCGCTGGTGGGGCCGCGCCCTCACGCTATCGGCATGAAGACCGGCCCCGATGAAAGCGCGCGCCTCGTGGCCGAATATGCCTGGCGGCACCGCATGAAACCCGGCATGACCGGTTGGGCGCAGATCAATGGCTCGCGCGGCGCGATGGACCTGCCCGAAGACGTGCGCCGCCGCATCGCCTTCGATGTCGATTATATCGAACGCCATTCCTTGTGGCTCGATCTGTGGATCATGGCCATGACCATCCCCTGCCTGCTCGGCGACGCGAAGACGGTGCGCTGATGCTGGCCGCATCAACGCATTCAGGCGTTCAGACGCCACGCAGGCTCGCCTCGCATAAGCTCGGGCGGGCATTCGCCCTTGCCTCGGCCTGCGGCCTCGGAGGGGTGTGATGTTCTCGCGTGGTCTATGGGGCTATCTGCCCGCCAACATCCTGCAAGGCCTGATCGGTTTCGCCACGCTGATGGTGTTCACGCGCGTGCTGACGCCCGAAGCCTACGGCATCTATGCCCTGACCTTCGGCGTGTCCAGTCTGGCCCAGACTGCCTTCTTCACCTGGATCGAAGCCTCGATGGCGCGTTTCTATCCCGCCCATGCCCGCGATGATACCGAAGCCCCGGTGCTTTATGGCACCCTGTACCGCCTGTTCATCGGCGTGGCGCTGCTGTTCGGGGCGGTCTGCATTACCGGCCTTGTGTTATGGCCCGCCCACACGCCGTCTGCCCACGCGCTGAAAACGGCCATAGCGCTGGGCCTCGGCAGCGTGGTCGCGCGCTCACTGGCCAAGCTGGTGCAGGAACAGCGCAAATCCGAAGGCCGCGTGGCGATGGCCGCCATGATCGATATGAGCCAGACGGTCGGCGCATTCGTGATCGGCGTCGGCTGCGCGCTGGCGGGCGTGGGCGGCGCATCGCCCGTGCTGGGTGGGGGCCTGATCGCGCTGTTTTTACTGCCCTTTATCGTGCGCGAAGACTGGGGCCGCGCCATTCGTGGCCGTTTTGAGCGCGCTCAGGCCGTGCAATTCGCCTATTACGGCTTCCCCGTTTCGGCCAGCCTCATCCTGACTCTGGCGCTCTATACTGCCGACCGTTTCCTGATCGCCCATTTCCTCAATGATGCCGAGGCCGGGGCCTATCATGCCGGTTTTTCGCTGGCCTCGCGCATCCTGGATGTGTTGTTCATCTGGTTTGGCGCGGCAGGCGCACCGGCCATGGTTCATGCCTTGGAAAACGGCGGCGAAGCGGCATTGAAGGCCACGGCCCGCCACCAGTTGCGCACCATAGCCTTTGTGCTGTTTCCGGCTGTGGGCGGACTGGTGATGGTGGCCCCTTCGCTGGGCGGCCTGCTGATCGGCGAAGGCCTGCGCGATCAGGCGCTTGGCGTCACGCCGCTGATTGCGCTGGGCGCGCTGTTTTCCGGCCTCAACACCTATTATTTCCTGCAAGCCTTCACACTTGCCCGCAAAACCCGCCTACTGGTGGCGGCCATGAGCGTGCCCGCCATCTCCAATATCGGCCTCAACCTCGCTCTCATCCCGGTCATGGGGCTGCAAGGCGCGGCGCTGGCCTCGGCCATCTCTTTCGGGCTCGGCCTCGCCGCCTCATGGGGCCTTGGCCTCAACACCCTGCGCCTGCCGGTGCCGCTGACAGACCTCGCCAAGACGGCGGCTTGCGTCCTCGTCATGATGGCGGTGCTGGCCGTCATGCCGCGCTGGGGCGGCATCGCCGAACTGGCCGCCAAGAGCCTGACCGGCATGGCCATCTATGGTGCATTAGCGTGGCTGCTCGATCTCAACGACATGCGCGCGCCTACGCTTGCCATCATCAACCGCCTGCGCGCCAAGGTCTTCGCCAGGGCAACATCATGACAAAACCCTTTCGCAACGCCGCCTATGCCTCGGTGACGCCGCGCCTGTCGGTGCTGGTGCCGTTTTACAATGAATCCCCGCTCGATCTGTTGCGTGCCCTGCACACCCGCCAGCCGCAGGCCATCGAGATCATCCTGATCGATGACGGCTCCAACCGCCCTGACATCACCGCCGCCATCGCGGATTTTCTGAGCCACAGTCCGCTGGCTGGCGAACTGATCACATTGCCGCAAAACGAAGGCCGGGCGCGCGGCCGCAACCGCCTGACCAGCGCGGCGCGAGGCGATTTCTTCCTGTTTCTCGACGCCGACATGCTGCCCGACAGCCCCGATTTCCTCGATCGCTGGCTGGGCGAAACCCAGCGCCTGCCCGCCGCCGTTTTCGGTGGTTTTTCGCTGCATCAGTCGCCGAAAGACCCCGCCTTCGCCCTG contains the following coding sequences:
- a CDS encoding IS3 family transposase (programmed frameshift), whose translation is MKDEKKTLGGRGRHAGVTPEFRAEAVRLVETSGRSVAAIAEDLGIGKSTLTRWLTQHREADLLSGPHSDVSKELARLRKENEILRQERDLLKKAAAFFGAGDHEMIFRVIDAEKATVPVRRSCALFGVSMSGFYAWKGRAPSRRQKDDLVLLAHIRSQFATSHETYGSPRMTVELQEDGVEVGRHRVARLMRDNGLKALQTRRYKKTTDSHHGGPVAPNILDQDFEASAPDQKWGVDISYIWTAEGWLYLAIVLDLYSRRIIGWSVSDRLKKDLALNALQRAIAIRRPPRGVIHHSDRGSQYCSEAYQKLLTGRGFILSMSGKGNCYDNAMVETVFKTIKSELIWRTAYRSRQQAEAEISQYIDGFYNPRRRHSALGYMSPIQFESTALKLAA
- a CDS encoding undecaprenyl-phosphate glucose phosphotransferase, whose protein sequence is MNVAFNAPVNAATALSSDPEDRRGPFRPEKLVSARLRRSGGMSVRLFRSLDLIALLILTLIAAMPATHGHWLRAPLGDVLPFIAAAAALATGLNMFGLYRFGRNENPIHHLAKLAFALAIALIAGLLFALLPTGRAALMNGLTNWAAMTAAGFAALHLLWWSAVRRWRKQGRLTPNIVIVGATRHARKLIEAATLQRDVNILGIFDDRMARNPHSVAGVPVLGDVQSLLGHKITPFVDQIVVAIDTSAKARLKDIVEKLRSLPNQVALLVDVDNDYERNAALSRLSDLPLARISGISEDERKEMIKRAEDLVVGTLALLIFAPVMLAVAIAIKLDSPGPVFFRQRRHGFNNEAIRVWKFRSMHTHLTDHTAQQQVMKGDPRVTRIGRFIRKTSLDELPQLFNVLAGEMSLVGPRPHAIGMKTGPDESARLVAEYAWRHRMKPGMTGWAQINGSRGAMDLPEDVRRRIAFDVDYIERHSLWLDLWIMAMTIPCLLGDAKTVR
- a CDS encoding lipopolysaccharide biosynthesis protein, with the protein product MFSRGLWGYLPANILQGLIGFATLMVFTRVLTPEAYGIYALTFGVSSLAQTAFFTWIEASMARFYPAHARDDTEAPVLYGTLYRLFIGVALLFGAVCITGLVLWPAHTPSAHALKTAIALGLGSVVARSLAKLVQEQRKSEGRVAMAAMIDMSQTVGAFVIGVGCALAGVGGASPVLGGGLIALFLLPFIVREDWGRAIRGRFERAQAVQFAYYGFPVSASLILTLALYTADRFLIAHFLNDAEAGAYHAGFSLASRILDVLFIWFGAAGAPAMVHALENGGEAALKATARHQLRTIAFVLFPAVGGLVMVAPSLGGLLIGEGLRDQALGVTPLIALGALFSGLNTYYFLQAFTLARKTRLLVAAMSVPAISNIGLNLALIPVMGLQGAALASAISFGLGLAASWGLGLNTLRLPVPLTDLAKTAACVLVMMAVLAVMPRWGGIAELAAKSLTGMAIYGALAWLLDLNDMRAPTLAIINRLRAKVFARATS